The genome window ACTAATATTAGTCTGAGGAACCTGCTTTTTGTTGTTAATCATAAATGACTTCACACCTACAGTCTCCGTCAAGTAATCCGACAGTTCTTTATAAGAAATCTCACCTTTTGTCTCTTGAAATTTATCCATCAAGAAATAAGTGAAAAGTCCATGTCTTTTTTCTTTATATGGCAAACTTGACTGATCACCGCTACTTGCTGTAAATACAATCAAATTCTTTGTTATATCCTGTTCCTTTGGCGTTACTTTAAATCCTCTTGAGGCTAAAAGTCCTGTCTCACGAGCACCTCCACTAAAACATGCATCAATGAACGCCGTTGCTCTCTTTGTATTGTGAACAGTCAATTGTTCATATAAATAATCAAGTTTTATAGCCGAAAACTCTAAATCTGTTGCAGAACCATCTACTGGAATTAAATATGGTTCTTTCGTTTTTTCATCAGGGAAACCATGACCTGCATAATAGAAAAAGATTTCAGCTTTTCCCTCCAACATTTCCGACACTCCAACCAATTTCTTGACAGCTTTCATCATTTCGATGTAACGAGCATCTTTTAAGAAGATCATGTTTTCTTGAGGAACACCCAAATGAGCTAATGCAAAATCATAAAAGCTTTGAGCATCATTATGAGCAAATGGCACATCTGACTCAGCCTCTAATCCTGTTTGATAAGCATGATAGTTTTCATTCCCGATCACCAGTGCAAAACGGTATGGATTTGTTGGCATTGTAGAATCATACTCAAATGTAAATGCAGGCCCTACATTCACTACTTCTAATTGATTCTTACTTGTAGCAACTTCTTCAGTTAGTGAAATTTCTTCAACTGTTGCAATCACCGTTTCCTCTACCAAAACAGGTTTTACGTAATTAATTTTAGGACTTGCTAGCTCTGTTTCTCCAACTGCATTAGTTGCTATAACCTGATATAAATTCTCACCTTCGCTCAATAATAGACTCTTTTTCCCTGTAAAAACAAAAGAGTTTTCTTCTTCAGAAATATCGTTTTTAATATCATTCCAGCTCTCTTTATAAAGAATTTTTCCATTTTTCTTGATGAAGATTTTATCGATCCACATTTCTGATGCCACTTCATACTCTAAGGAGAACATCTCAGTCGCTGTAGTTGAGTCTTTTTGGGTAAATGAAACTGAAGGAGCTTTGATTAAGCGATTTTTTAATCTTTCTGCAATCTCTATACTTTGCTGATCTAGATTCATATCTAAAACATCCCAAACATTTACTTTAGGAGAGAATAGTACAGCACTAGCAAATTGATTGGCATTTGGAGCAAAATCAACGGCTAAAATATAATCTTTCTGTTTTTCGGATTTGAAAACAATACACCCTGTTTCGATTTCCATTAAAACTAAATAGCCATCATGTGAGCCACTTAACAGATAACGACTGTCTTTGCTGATTGCAAAAGTTTGTACCCAGTTTTTATGAATACGGTAAGCATTTACCAAATCATGATCATGTGAGCTATAAACATTAATCAGTTTATCGTCACCTCCACTGAGAATATGTTGTCCATTAGGACTAAAAGCAACTTTTCTAATCCAACCATTGTGAGCCTTAAACTTAGCTTTAAGGAAGTTTCTTTCAATATCCCATTTATATAATATTCCTTTTGAGTCTCCCGCAATAATGGAAGAACCCACAGGATGAAATGCTACAGAGTTTACTTGTCCAATTGCATCTGTAAAGGAAGTCAATGGAGTAGTTTCTCCCAATTTCCAAACTTTTACAGACTTGTCTTTAGAAGCACTTACAATGAATTCACTTTTAGGATCTATATCAATTGATGTCACATCATGTTTATGACTTTTTAAAACATACTCAATTGTTGAGTTTTCTAAATTATATACCGTAATACGAGCATCTTTCCCTGCAGAAACTAAGTATTTCCCATCAGGGGAAAATTTCACTGATAGCGGTGTACCTTTCAACTTATATTCAAAAAGTTTCTCACCTAACTTAGTGTCTGTTACAACGATTTTATTATCAAAAATTGCTGAAGCAAGCATTTTTCCATCAGGACTATAAGCTAAACTTGTAGCCATTTCACCTTTCACAGAAATAAATTGCTTCAGATTCACTTCTTGAGCACTCAATTTTAATGCTCCGAAGACTAGTGCAAAAAATAATATACTTATTTGTTTCATATTACAACGATTTCGATTTTAGGATACTAATTCTAGCTCCAATTTGAACTTGAGGCATAGCATACCACCCAAACGCATATCCTCCTTGCACAAATGCCCCGAAATTATTTGTAAATGTATAATCTAATCCTAAACCAGGATAAATACTCAGATTAATCACACTATCATCCTCTTCCAAGGATAACGGTTGAGTAATTTCTTCACCCTCTCTTGAAAACTCTGAAGTATTTGTAAAAAGGTAATTTATATTCAACTGAGCTTCACTAAACATATAAAACCTTAGTTTACTTCTAGGGTTGAAATATAGTTTAGGAGAAAAACCTATATCAATAGTGTGATACTCAGCTTTTTCTTTTTCGATAAAATCAAAACCACCTAACTGGTATTTATTTTCATAAGCCTTGGTCATTAGAGTTGATCTCACGATTGTTTCTAAAGACCATGAAGGATGATTATTATACTGAACTCCAATACTAAAACCACTAGCTACTTCATCTAAAGGAATATCTGTATTCCCCAACATCGATGAGTTTTGCATATGATTATAAGACACATTCAGTGAAAGTTTATTTTGGAATTGAGCTTGCACTTGAAAACAAGCCGTTATCATTAAAAAACTTAAGATTCCAATTACTTTTTTCATGATATCTGTAAAAAATTCTTGTTCTAAAATTAAAAAATGCTCTACTCAATAATCAGTCTAACATTTAAAGCCTCTGCTTCAGTAACAATAGACAGAATATACATTCCTTTTATTAAACCGTTAGTACTTACCTCGACCTTCGCATCACTAAAAGTACCAAAATCTCTTGCCACTCCTCCATTCAAGTCTAATAACCTTAAATGATATTCTCCCAATTCATCTTCTAATTCAAATGTAAATTTATCTTGAGTTGGGTTCGGGTAAATATCCACAGCTGTTTCAGCCCAACTTCCTCTTCTTGAAAGTGATGAACTACTGATAAACACAGGATTAGATGTAATTGAATAAGGAACTCCTTTTCCAGAATTTAAAATAGCTTCTACCACATAAATTCGTTCATTTATTTTAGGGCTCTCATCAATGAAAGAATCTAAAAAGTTGGCTGGCTTTGTCCCGATTTCTTTTAAGTCAGCATAAGTACTTCCTCGAAGAATTCGATAAAATTGGAGATGGTCGCTATTAAGTAGCTTAGCAAAGCTCAAT of Sediminitomix flava contains these proteins:
- a CDS encoding caspase family protein, whose product is MKQISILFFALVFGALKLSAQEVNLKQFISVKGEMATSLAYSPDGKMLASAIFDNKIVVTDTKLGEKLFEYKLKGTPLSVKFSPDGKYLVSAGKDARITVYNLENSTIEYVLKSHKHDVTSIDIDPKSEFIVSASKDKSVKVWKLGETTPLTSFTDAIGQVNSVAFHPVGSSIIAGDSKGILYKWDIERNFLKAKFKAHNGWIRKVAFSPNGQHILSGGDDKLINVYSSHDHDLVNAYRIHKNWVQTFAISKDSRYLLSGSHDGYLVLMEIETGCIVFKSEKQKDYILAVDFAPNANQFASAVLFSPKVNVWDVLDMNLDQQSIEIAERLKNRLIKAPSVSFTQKDSTTATEMFSLEYEVASEMWIDKIFIKKNGKILYKESWNDIKNDISEEENSFVFTGKKSLLLSEGENLYQVIATNAVGETELASPKINYVKPVLVEETVIATVEEISLTEEVATSKNQLEVVNVGPAFTFEYDSTMPTNPYRFALVIGNENYHAYQTGLEAESDVPFAHNDAQSFYDFALAHLGVPQENMIFLKDARYIEMMKAVKKLVGVSEMLEGKAEIFFYYAGHGFPDEKTKEPYLIPVDGSATDLEFSAIKLDYLYEQLTVHNTKRATAFIDACFSGGARETGLLASRGFKVTPKEQDITKNLIVFTASSGDQSSLPYKEKRHGLFTYFLMDKFQETKGEISYKELSDYLTETVGVKSFMINNKKQVPQTNISPEIEGEWESWTFK